A genomic segment from Actinomadura hallensis encodes:
- a CDS encoding carboxyl transferase domain-containing protein translates to MFSRVAIVNRGEAAMRLIHAVRDIAAETGTRIETVALYTDVDRGATFVREADIAYELGPASARPYLDLEVLERALVETGADAAWVGWGFVAEDPAFAELCERIGVTFVGPSAEAMRRLGDKIGAKLIAEEVGVPVAPWSRGAVETLDAALAAADEIGYPLMLKATAGGGGRGIRVVTDPADLADAYERTSQEAARAFGSGVVFLERLVTDARHVEVQVIADGHGTAWALGVRDCSVQRRNQKVIEESASPVLAPAQVAELKASAERLAVAVGYCGAATVEFLYHPGEKLFAFLEVNTRLQVEHPITEAVTGFDLVKAQLHVAAGGRLEGDPPVERGHAVEARLNAEDPDRDFAPSPGRIARLDLPAGPGVRVDTGVGEGDTIPADFDSMIAKIIAYGRDRDEALGRLRRAMAQTTVIIEGGATNKSFVLDLLDRPEVIDGTADTGWIDRVRDEGGLVSHRHSAVALAAAAIEAYEEEERAERQRLLSTAFGGRPQVQHESGRPLDLKLRGVGYRVRVARIGADRFRVGVETGGAVRTADVELERFDRHTGQIVVNGARHRLLTGAHGPIHLVEVDGVAHRVSRDEGGVIRSPAPALVVDTPLKAGAEVEAGAPVLVLESMKMETVLRAPFRARLKECAVTVGSQVETGAPLLRLEPLADDEADDASPADTAEAVELDWPAAPERIPARVRLLRAQEDLRSLLLGFDVDPHDERRVLHDYLEARREAVEEGHRPLAEEIGLIDVFADLAELSRNRPAGGGDGDGHVHSAREHFHAYLQCLDVERAGLPESFQATLAKALGHYGVTDLERSPELEAAVFRIFLAQQRASADAATIAALLREWMQEPPPEEALREPAGLALERLVAATQVRFPVVYDLAAGVVFAWFAQPLLRRNRARVYADVRRHLRHLDAHPDSPDRAERIAEMVRSTEPLVRLLGQRLDRHDRDNSVMLEVLTRRYYGNKGLTGVRTEEVAGCTFVVAERDGRHLVSAAVAFDALGGALRGLAELAGGVDALDADIYLSWENQPEDYDAMASALLDVISAHPLPEAVRRLTATVAGSRGAVMHHHFTFRPSPAGMTEERLIRGLHPYIAQRMKMERLAKFDLTRLPSSDEEVYLYRCVARENPSDERLVAFAQVRDLTELRDQDGRLLTLPTAEYTIASCVESIRRARSRRPSKKRFPTNRIVIYVWPPSELTRTELDTLARRVLPTTEGAGLEEIELIGRQRDRATGELRKIAVRVAFDATGGTRLTVGEPADDPVEPVDGYRQKVLRASSRNTVYPYELTRMLGDFVEHDLDENGALVPVDRPKGLNTAGIVAGVVTTRTRLHPRGVTRVVLLGDPTKSLGALAEPECRRVIAALDLAERMRVPLEWYALSAGARISMESGTENMDWVAAALKRIVEFTQDGGEINVVVAGINVGAQPYWNAEATMLMHTKGVLVMTPDSAMVLTGKQSLDFSGGVSAEDNFGIGGYDRVMGPNGQAQYWAPNLTAARDVLMAHYAHTYVAPGEDGPRRAPTTDPVDRDISDFPHVMPGSEFSTVGEIFSAEANPDRKKPFDIRTVMRALSDQDHPVLERWAAMADAETAAVQDVHLGGIPVCLLGIESRSVPRRGFPPTDGPDAYTAGTLFPRSSKKAARAINAASGNRPLVVLANLSGFDGSPESMRKLQLEYGAEIGRAIVNFRGPIVFCVISRYHGGAFVVFSKALNPNMTVLAVEGSFASVLGGAPAAAVVFSGEVDARTAADPRIRELEARVAASPGPERAVLTAELEELRASVRAEKLGEVAAEFDRVHDIHRAVRVGSVDAVIRASELRPRVIEAIEARLGGAN, encoded by the coding sequence GTGTTCAGTCGTGTCGCCATCGTCAACCGTGGTGAGGCCGCCATGCGGCTCATCCACGCCGTGCGGGACATCGCCGCGGAGACCGGGACGCGGATCGAGACCGTCGCCCTGTACACCGACGTCGACCGCGGGGCCACGTTCGTCCGCGAGGCGGACATCGCCTATGAGCTGGGGCCCGCGTCGGCGCGTCCCTACCTCGACCTGGAGGTGCTGGAGCGCGCGCTGGTCGAGACCGGGGCCGACGCCGCGTGGGTCGGCTGGGGCTTCGTCGCGGAGGACCCCGCGTTCGCCGAGCTGTGCGAGCGGATCGGCGTCACGTTCGTGGGGCCGAGCGCGGAGGCGATGCGGCGGCTCGGCGACAAGATCGGCGCGAAGCTGATCGCCGAGGAGGTCGGCGTGCCGGTCGCGCCGTGGAGCCGCGGCGCGGTCGAGACCCTGGACGCGGCGCTGGCCGCGGCGGACGAGATCGGCTACCCGCTGATGCTGAAGGCGACCGCGGGCGGCGGCGGGCGCGGCATCCGGGTGGTCACGGACCCCGCCGACCTTGCCGACGCCTACGAGCGCACCAGCCAGGAGGCGGCGCGGGCGTTCGGCAGCGGCGTCGTGTTCCTGGAGCGCCTCGTCACCGACGCCCGGCACGTGGAGGTCCAGGTCATCGCCGACGGGCACGGCACGGCCTGGGCGCTGGGGGTGCGCGACTGCTCGGTGCAGCGGCGCAACCAGAAGGTCATCGAGGAGTCGGCGTCGCCGGTGCTCGCTCCCGCGCAGGTGGCGGAGCTGAAGGCGTCGGCGGAGCGGCTCGCCGTCGCGGTCGGGTACTGCGGCGCGGCGACCGTGGAGTTCCTCTACCACCCCGGCGAGAAGCTGTTCGCGTTCCTGGAGGTGAACACCCGCCTCCAGGTCGAGCACCCGATCACCGAGGCCGTCACCGGGTTCGACCTGGTGAAGGCGCAGCTGCACGTGGCGGCGGGCGGACGGCTGGAGGGCGACCCGCCGGTCGAGCGGGGCCACGCCGTCGAGGCCCGGCTGAACGCCGAGGACCCCGACCGGGACTTCGCGCCGTCCCCGGGACGGATCGCGCGGCTCGACCTGCCCGCCGGGCCCGGCGTCCGCGTGGACACCGGGGTCGGCGAGGGCGACACGATCCCCGCCGACTTCGACTCGATGATCGCGAAGATCATCGCCTACGGCCGCGACCGCGACGAGGCGCTCGGCCGGCTGCGGCGGGCGATGGCGCAGACCACGGTGATCATCGAGGGCGGCGCGACGAACAAGAGCTTCGTCCTCGACCTGCTCGACCGCCCCGAGGTGATCGACGGCACCGCCGACACCGGGTGGATCGACCGCGTCCGCGACGAGGGCGGGCTCGTGTCGCACCGGCACTCCGCGGTCGCGCTGGCCGCCGCCGCCATCGAGGCGTACGAGGAGGAGGAGCGCGCCGAGCGGCAGCGGCTGCTGTCGACGGCGTTCGGCGGGCGCCCCCAGGTCCAGCACGAGAGCGGCCGCCCCCTCGACCTCAAGCTGCGCGGCGTCGGCTACCGGGTGCGGGTCGCGCGGATCGGCGCGGACCGGTTCCGGGTGGGCGTGGAGACGGGCGGCGCCGTCCGCACCGCCGACGTGGAGCTCGAACGCTTCGACCGGCACACCGGGCAGATCGTCGTCAACGGCGCCCGGCACCGGCTGCTCACCGGCGCCCACGGCCCGATCCACCTGGTCGAGGTGGACGGGGTGGCGCACCGCGTCAGCCGCGACGAGGGCGGCGTCATCCGCTCCCCCGCGCCCGCGCTGGTCGTCGACACGCCGCTGAAGGCGGGCGCCGAGGTCGAGGCGGGCGCGCCGGTGCTGGTGCTGGAGAGCATGAAGATGGAGACGGTGCTGCGGGCGCCGTTCAGGGCGCGCCTGAAGGAATGCGCCGTGACGGTCGGCAGCCAGGTCGAGACCGGCGCGCCGCTGCTGCGGCTGGAGCCGCTCGCCGACGACGAGGCCGACGACGCCTCGCCCGCGGACACCGCCGAGGCCGTCGAGCTGGACTGGCCCGCCGCGCCGGAGCGGATTCCCGCGCGGGTGCGGCTGCTGCGCGCCCAGGAGGACCTGCGCAGCCTGCTGCTGGGCTTCGACGTCGACCCCCACGACGAGCGCCGCGTCCTCCACGACTACCTGGAGGCGCGCAGGGAGGCCGTCGAGGAGGGCCACCGGCCGCTGGCCGAGGAGATCGGGCTCATCGACGTGTTCGCCGACCTCGCCGAGCTGAGCCGCAACCGGCCCGCGGGCGGCGGGGACGGCGACGGCCACGTGCACAGCGCCCGCGAGCACTTCCACGCCTACCTGCAGTGCCTCGACGTCGAGCGGGCGGGCCTGCCGGAGTCGTTCCAGGCCACGCTGGCGAAGGCGCTCGGGCACTACGGCGTGACGGACCTCGAGCGCTCCCCCGAGCTCGAGGCCGCGGTGTTCCGGATCTTCCTCGCCCAGCAGCGGGCGTCCGCCGACGCCGCGACCATCGCGGCGCTGCTGCGGGAGTGGATGCAGGAGCCGCCGCCGGAGGAGGCGCTGCGCGAACCCGCCGGTCTCGCGCTGGAGCGGCTGGTCGCCGCGACGCAGGTGCGCTTCCCGGTGGTCTACGACCTCGCGGCCGGCGTGGTGTTCGCGTGGTTCGCGCAGCCGCTGCTGCGCCGCAACCGCGCCCGCGTCTACGCCGACGTCCGCCGGCACCTGCGCCACCTGGACGCGCACCCCGACTCGCCCGACCGCGCCGAGCGCATCGCCGAGATGGTGCGCAGCACCGAGCCGCTGGTGCGGCTGCTCGGGCAGCGCCTCGACCGCCACGACCGCGACAACTCGGTCATGCTGGAGGTGCTGACGCGGCGCTACTACGGCAACAAGGGCCTCACCGGCGTCCGCACCGAAGAGGTCGCGGGCTGCACGTTCGTGGTCGCCGAACGCGACGGGAGGCACCTGGTGTCCGCCGCGGTCGCGTTCGACGCGCTGGGCGGCGCGCTGCGCGGGCTGGCGGAGCTGGCGGGCGGCGTGGACGCCCTCGACGCCGACATCTACCTCTCCTGGGAGAACCAGCCGGAGGACTACGACGCGATGGCGTCGGCGCTGCTCGACGTGATCAGCGCGCATCCGCTGCCGGAGGCGGTCCGCCGCCTCACCGCGACCGTCGCGGGCAGCCGGGGCGCGGTGATGCACCACCACTTCACGTTCCGCCCGTCCCCCGCCGGGATGACGGAGGAGCGGCTCATCCGCGGCCTGCACCCCTACATCGCGCAGCGGATGAAGATGGAGCGGCTCGCCAAGTTCGACCTGACCCGGCTGCCGTCGTCGGACGAGGAGGTCTACCTCTACCGGTGCGTGGCGCGGGAGAACCCGTCCGACGAACGCCTCGTCGCGTTCGCGCAGGTCCGCGACCTGACCGAGCTGCGCGACCAGGACGGGCGGCTGCTCACCCTGCCGACCGCCGAGTACACCATCGCGTCCTGCGTCGAGTCGATCCGGCGGGCGCGGTCGCGGCGGCCGTCCAAGAAGCGGTTCCCCACCAACCGGATCGTGATCTACGTGTGGCCGCCGAGCGAGCTGACCCGCACCGAGCTGGACACGCTGGCCAGGCGCGTCCTGCCGACGACGGAGGGGGCGGGGCTGGAGGAGATCGAGCTCATCGGGCGGCAGCGCGACCGCGCGACCGGCGAGCTGCGCAAGATCGCCGTGCGGGTCGCGTTCGACGCGACCGGCGGCACCCGGCTGACCGTCGGGGAGCCGGCGGACGACCCCGTCGAGCCGGTCGACGGCTACCGGCAGAAGGTGCTGCGCGCCAGCAGCCGCAACACCGTGTACCCGTACGAGCTGACCCGGATGCTCGGCGACTTCGTCGAGCACGACCTGGACGAGAACGGCGCGCTGGTCCCCGTCGACCGGCCGAAGGGCCTCAACACCGCCGGGATCGTCGCGGGCGTCGTCACCACCCGGACCCGGCTGCACCCGCGCGGAGTCACCCGCGTGGTGCTGCTCGGCGACCCGACGAAGTCGCTCGGCGCGCTGGCGGAACCGGAGTGCCGCCGCGTGATCGCCGCGCTGGACCTGGCGGAGCGGATGCGGGTGCCGCTGGAGTGGTACGCGCTGTCGGCCGGCGCCCGGATCTCCATGGAGTCCGGGACGGAGAACATGGACTGGGTGGCGGCGGCCCTCAAGCGGATCGTCGAGTTCACCCAGGACGGCGGCGAGATCAACGTCGTGGTCGCGGGCATCAACGTCGGCGCGCAGCCGTACTGGAACGCCGAGGCGACGATGCTCATGCACACCAAGGGCGTCCTCGTCATGACGCCGGACTCGGCGATGGTCCTGACCGGCAAGCAGTCCCTCGACTTCTCCGGCGGCGTGTCCGCCGAGGACAACTTCGGCATCGGCGGCTACGACCGGGTCATGGGCCCCAACGGGCAGGCGCAGTACTGGGCGCCGAACCTCACCGCCGCGCGCGACGTGCTGATGGCGCACTACGCCCACACCTACGTCGCGCCGGGCGAGGACGGGCCGCGCCGCGCCCCGACCACCGACCCCGTCGACCGGGACATCTCCGACTTCCCGCATGTCATGCCGGGCAGCGAGTTCAGCACGGTCGGCGAGATCTTCTCCGCCGAGGCCAACCCGGACCGCAAGAAACCGTTCGACATCAGGACCGTGATGCGGGCGCTGTCCGACCAGGACCACCCGGTCCTGGAGCGCTGGGCCGCGATGGCCGACGCGGAGACCGCCGCCGTCCAGGACGTCCACCTCGGCGGCATCCCGGTGTGCCTGCTCGGCATCGAGTCGCGGTCGGTGCCGCGGCGCGGATTCCCGCCGACCGACGGCCCGGACGCCTACACCGCGGGCACGCTGTTCCCGCGGTCGTCGAAGAAGGCCGCGCGGGCGATCAACGCGGCCAGCGGGAACCGGCCGCTGGTGGTGCTGGCGAACCTGTCGGGCTTCGACGGGTCGCCCGAGTCGATGCGCAAGCTCCAGCTGGAGTACGGCGCCGAGATCGGCCGCGCCATCGTGAACTTCCGCGGCCCCATCGTGTTCTGCGTGATCTCGCGGTACCACGGCGGCGCGTTCGTGGTGTTCTCCAAGGCGCTGAACCCGAACATGACGGTGCTGGCGGTGGAGGGCTCGTTCGCGTCGGTGCTCGGCGGCGCGCCCGCCGCCGCGGTGGTGTTCTCCGGCGAGGTCGACGCGCGGACCGCGGCCGACCCGCGGATCCGGGAGCTGGAGGCCCGCGTCGCGGCGTCCCCGGGGCCCGAGCGGGCCGTGCTGACCGCCGAGCTGGAGGAGCTGCGCGCGTCGGTGCGGGCGGAGAAGCTCGGCGAGGTCGCCGCGGAGTTCGACCGCGTCCACGACATCCACCGGGCGGTCCGCGTCGGCTCCGTCGACGCCGTGATCCGCGCCTCCGAGCTGCGCCCCCGCGTCATCGAGGCGATCGAGGCCCGCCTCGGCGGAGCGAACTGA
- a CDS encoding ABC transporter ATP-binding protein yields MAVSTRKLTKKYGEHLAVDGVSLTVRRGEVYGFLGPNGAGKTTTLRMILGLVRPSGGSATVLGRPAGSAGVNRYVGALVEGPGFYPYLSGRDNLRVLARYRGTGDDDVERALERAGLAARAGDPFKAYSLGMKQRLGVAAALLGDPGLLILDEPTNGLDPAGVGDMRLLLAELAGAGHTVLLSSHMLSEVEETCDRVGVINKGRLVAEATVGELRGAGGLRVRAEPVSVALDVSKRLTEDHVTAVDGVLHLRADPGRAAEITRALVAADVDVHEIRPVERSLEEVFFEMTTDEEVAR; encoded by the coding sequence GTGGCCGTTTCCACCCGAAAACTGACGAAGAAGTACGGGGAGCACCTCGCCGTCGACGGGGTGAGCCTCACCGTGCGGCGCGGTGAGGTGTACGGCTTCCTGGGGCCGAACGGCGCCGGGAAGACGACCACGCTGCGCATGATCCTCGGGCTGGTCCGGCCGAGCGGCGGGTCCGCGACGGTGCTGGGGCGGCCCGCCGGGAGCGCGGGCGTCAACCGGTACGTGGGCGCACTGGTCGAGGGGCCGGGGTTCTACCCCTACCTCAGCGGGCGCGACAACCTGCGGGTGCTGGCCCGTTACCGGGGCACGGGCGACGACGACGTCGAGCGCGCGCTGGAGCGGGCCGGGCTCGCCGCGCGGGCCGGCGACCCGTTCAAGGCCTACTCGCTCGGGATGAAGCAGCGGCTGGGGGTCGCCGCGGCGCTGCTCGGAGACCCGGGCCTGCTGATCCTCGACGAGCCGACCAACGGGCTGGATCCCGCGGGCGTCGGGGACATGCGGCTGCTACTGGCGGAACTGGCCGGCGCCGGGCACACGGTGCTGCTGTCCAGCCACATGCTGAGCGAGGTCGAGGAGACGTGCGACCGGGTCGGGGTGATCAACAAGGGGCGCCTCGTCGCCGAGGCCACGGTCGGTGAGCTGCGGGGAGCGGGCGGGCTGCGCGTCCGGGCGGAGCCCGTGAGCGTCGCGCTGGACGTGAGCAAGCGGCTCACCGAGGACCACGTGACGGCCGTCGACGGCGTGCTGCACCTGCGCGCCGATCCGGGCCGCGCCGCCGAGATCACCCGGGCGCTGGTGGCGGCGGACGTCGACGTCCACGAGATCCGCCCGGTCGAGCGCTCGCTGGAAGAGGTCTTCTTCGAGATGACCACCGATGAGGAGGTGGCACGATGA
- a CDS encoding 3-oxoacid CoA-transferase subunit A, whose translation MSRTQFFGTPDEAVSVVEDGDTVLVGGFGFAGMPFDLIDALIRHGAGDLTIVSNNAGNGDIGLAALLKAGQVRKVVCSFPRQVDSYVFDDLYRRGKIELEVVPQGNLAERMRAAGAGIGAFYSPTGVGTPLAEGKETRTIDGREYVLEYPIKGDVALISAHIADRTGNLVYRKTARNFGPVMATAATTTVVQVSSIVDAGRLDPEAVVTPGIYVDRVVRCEPRRHTVEGAR comes from the coding sequence GACGGCGACACCGTCCTCGTCGGCGGCTTCGGCTTCGCGGGCATGCCGTTCGACCTGATCGACGCGCTGATCCGGCACGGCGCGGGCGACCTCACCATCGTGTCCAACAACGCCGGCAACGGCGACATCGGCCTGGCCGCCCTGCTGAAGGCCGGTCAGGTGCGCAAGGTCGTGTGCTCGTTCCCCCGGCAGGTCGACTCCTACGTCTTCGACGACCTCTACCGGCGCGGGAAGATCGAGCTGGAGGTCGTCCCGCAGGGCAACCTCGCCGAGCGGATGCGGGCGGCCGGGGCGGGCATCGGCGCGTTCTACTCCCCGACGGGCGTCGGCACGCCGCTCGCCGAGGGCAAGGAGACCCGCACGATCGACGGACGCGAGTACGTCCTCGAATACCCGATCAAGGGGGACGTCGCCCTCATCTCCGCTCACATCGCCGACAGGACGGGCAACCTGGTGTACCGCAAGACCGCCCGCAACTTCGGGCCGGTGATGGCGACGGCCGCGACGACGACCGTCGTCCAGGTCTCGTCGATCGTGGACGCGGGTCGGCTCGACCCGGAGGCCGTCGTCACCCCCGGCATCTACGTCGACCGCGTGGTGCGGTGCGAGCCGCGCCGCCACACCGTGGAGGGGGCCCGCTGA
- a CDS encoding 3-oxoacid CoA-transferase subunit B produces the protein MALDTDQLAARVAKDIEPGSYVNLGIGQPTRVADHIPAGSGVVLHTENGMLGMGPAATGDEIDPDLTNAGKVPVTELPGAAYFHHADSFAMMRGGHLDVCVMGAFQVSAGGDLANWDTGAPGSIPAVGGAMDLAIGAKRVFVMMRLFAKDGAPKLVPACTYPLTGVGCVSRVYTDHAVFEIVSRSGESVRVLETFGTSVEELRTRLDVPLEDATS, from the coding sequence ATGGCACTCGACACCGACCAGCTCGCCGCCCGGGTCGCGAAGGACATCGAGCCGGGCAGCTACGTCAACCTCGGCATCGGCCAGCCCACCCGGGTCGCCGACCACATTCCGGCCGGCAGCGGCGTCGTCCTGCACACCGAGAACGGCATGCTGGGCATGGGCCCGGCGGCCACCGGCGACGAAATCGACCCCGACCTCACCAACGCGGGGAAGGTGCCCGTCACCGAGCTGCCGGGCGCCGCGTACTTCCACCACGCGGACTCGTTCGCGATGATGCGCGGCGGCCACCTCGACGTGTGCGTCATGGGAGCGTTCCAGGTCTCGGCGGGCGGCGACCTCGCCAACTGGGACACCGGCGCGCCCGGCTCGATCCCCGCCGTCGGCGGCGCGATGGACCTGGCGATCGGCGCGAAGCGGGTCTTCGTCATGATGCGCCTCTTCGCGAAGGACGGCGCCCCGAAGCTCGTGCCCGCGTGCACGTACCCGCTCACGGGCGTCGGCTGCGTCAGCCGCGTCTACACCGACCACGCGGTGTTCGAGATCGTCTCCCGCTCGGGGGAGAGCGTCCGCGTGCTGGAGACGTTCGGCACGTCCGTCGAGGAGCTGCGGACCCGGCTCGACGTCCCCCTGGAGGACGCCACCAGCTGA